Genomic window (Rosa chinensis cultivar Old Blush chromosome 6, RchiOBHm-V2, whole genome shotgun sequence):
CCGAAACCCTACTTGAGGAGGTAGTCGTCGGAGCTTGTGAGATAACTGCCCCACCCTATAACTCCATTGTTCGATTCTGTTGTGGAAGAAAGATGCTCTTCTGCAAGTAATTCCATCATCACTAGTGGTGGCCACTATCTCCTGTGCAGTCTCGATTGGTTTTGCTTCTGAAGCTACAGATTCAACTAAGGTTGCATAGGTTCTCCAAATTAGGGTGCTTCTTTGGTTGATATTCGCATGTGGGTTGTTGAAAGTTAAGGTCTTTTTGGTAGAAAAATTGGTTTGTGAGGGCAAACGCAAAGAATTTGGTTTTTAGGTTCTGAGAAATTGGCAATGGTTTGGTTTGAGAATTGGGGGAAAAGTTATGGGGATAGAGATACGGATGTGGTAGCCATTCTcatttgctctctctctctctctctctctctctctgtaatgGAACGGTGTAGTTGGTGTAAAAAAAATTGgtcttataatttttttttaattaagttaaaaacaaaaaaaagagttgGACCGAATTgcccctcaaaatatgccacgtggtcAGCTAGTTTACACcgtcatggacggcgtgtaccattcttgggtggcttcaaacttgaggtaccaaagtaatagttttgcatagtcgggtactaaaGTTAAGAGTGGACCTTAATTCAGGTACTATTTGAAAAATTTTCTCTTTAAAAAAAtgagaagggtcaattgacTCTTCTGGCCCTATAATAACTAGGGTCCATGATCTCAGCAAAACATGGCCTGTGCATGGGCCATACTTTTCAAAATGTGTATCTGACAGTAATTTGCTATATTTAAGTTGGgttgttttattttctactGTTAAATTTACATTCAACTGCGATTGAGCATAGTTTTCATCGTTAGTTACTCACCAAGTGAACACCAGAGTAAAGTTTATAGGTTACtctgaataaaataaaattaaagtaTATAGTtcaccaaaataaaaacaaatagctaaaaaagaaaaaaaaaagaaaaaaaaaaaaaggagatgtCTACCTCTATACCACAGATGCATGACCCCGGTAGCGTCGTTTATTAGCCAACCATTTAATAATGACCAAGTTTGATTCATTACCTAAAAACTGGTAGTAGAAAAAGCTCTTAATCCAAAGAAACTAAGACCAATCCAAATAATTAAACTGGTccacaggaaaaaaaaaatatcccaAATAAACTGGTAGATAAGAGTCTTCGTCTTAATCAATTACCAATCATTCATACCTCCTATTTAATGATTTCCACACTCAGAGTTTGAGATCTCAACATTTAGTTCTTTCAAtcgagaaagaagaagaatctgaTCGAGGCTAGGGAATCATATCGTTCATGGTGAGCATGGCGTGGCCAATCATATTTGTTTTTCCACCACCAGCTTCTGTGTTCGTCACCGCCATGTCAGTGATCAGCTTCGCAGGGTTAGCTAATGCCGGGTTCTCGGAGGTCAGAGGAAAACACCTCCAGTATTCCAAGTTCCGGAAGAATACTAGCAATCAATCCGATTCTCAAAAATCAAAGCAAATTTACTTATCTGGTAGAACAGGCATGCAAATTGCTTATACTCCCGCATTTCTTGCTGGTCTCACATCCTTGGTGTTCTTTCCCCACAACGATGCTATCAGATATCTATTGCTCTCTTCAGCTCTCACCATTCATTTCCTCAAACGACTTTTGGAGGTACGATTACGTCGAATTTTACATCTCAGTTAATTTCCTTATAAACTAAATCTACATATGTATGTAAATGCACGCCGTGTGTTTGATTTAACGTCTAACAGAAGCCTAGCTAGTCTGCTGCTAGCGAGTTCGGAATGTACATTTGCTTGAATTGGGGAATTTAACTATTGACTGTGTAAGATCTTGTATGTAAGAAACCGACTAGTATGTTTCATTATTTGTTGATTTGATACCGATATCaaatattgtcccaacttagcCATCAGATCTAAGTCTCGTACACTGTGTGAGAGACTATATTCTTTAACTATTGGAAAGGAGGGACCATGCAATGGAATTTATGAGGATTTGGGCCTCTCTAACTATTGTCAAATGATTTTGGTCGTGCTcgtagattactttatcaatctCCAGCTGTTAACCCAACATCAACAAAGCCATCCCATTACATATAGGGTATTAGTCATTTACACATATGCTAGATTTAGAAGCTGCAACTGGCAAAATCTTGAGGTTTAGGCTTATTTTATCTATCATGACAACAGATTCGTACTAGGTCTCAATTGAAGGCAGACATTTATCTCCTGGCCTACCCTGTCGTTGGTGGAAACTACGTCCCCTGCTGCCATTCGCTATTGTTGTTAAAGCTTAATTTTTTTCATCTTGTTTCATTTGTAGGTTCAATTTGTTCACAAGTACAGTGGAGGGATGGCGCTCGATTCTGCGATTCCTATCTCTCTCAGTTACTTCATGTTTACTGTGACTGCGATTTACGCTCAGCACCTTACTATAATCCAAGGGCTACCAGAGCCACAAATTGATTTGAAGTACACTGGAATTCTGTTGTTTCTACTTGGGATATCTGGCAATTTCTACCATCACTACCTACTCTCCCGAATAAGATCATCATCCTCTTCGTCTCCGTCAAACTCAAACAGCAATGACGATAAGGATTATAAGATTCCAAGGGGTGGAATGTTTGAGCTAGTGGTATGCCCTCACTATCTCTTTGAAATCATAGGATTTGTAgggttctcttttatttctcaGACTTTGTATGCATTCGCCTTCATGGCCGGATCAGCATTCTATTTAACTGGTAGGAGCTATGCTACTAGGAGATGGTATCTTTCTAAGTTTAAACATTTTCCCCACAATGTCAAGGCTCTCATTCCATATCTTTATTAGATGTATGCATGTTTGTATCAGACTATAAATCAAGTATCATGTTAGAGATTTCAGAATTAATCCTGTTTACCAAGTATTGCACATTTATATCAATGAAGCTCTCTACAAACGTGACTTCAGTAACTCAACTATTTGCTTTTACATGGATGAATTATCTATGTTCCGATTTTGCTGACATCTCTGCCCTGTTCATATTGCAATTAGGAATGAAAATACATATAACGTTAACTTCTCTGACACAAATTACCTATGCAATATAGCATTTTGCCTTCAAGTACGTTTGAACCATTTATGTTCCCCTTCTAAGAAGTTTTGTTTTGGTGCATGTATTTGGAAAATGTATGTACAACTTGAAAATGATCCatatttggctaaaatttgactttttagctactttagttAAAATTTGGCTAAAAATGGCTACCATTACTAAAGATGCTATATCAATGGCTCACTATTTTAACTATTAGTATCTAACTCTCTATACTATTAGTTATCTCGCTCTTATATAGAGAGTGAGGGGAGGCGAGATGAGactctttattatttttataatttaaaacatttcttttatgtaataaataatatatatttaaaaaccaGCTAACATAAAGGGGATTGATGCAAACGTATttttaaagtggctagccaaaatagCTTTGTTGTTATTTCGGCTAAAATTTGGTTAAAAATTAGCTAGTATTACTAAATATACTCTTTGTATAGCCTGAAATGAATTttacctttcaaaaaaaaaaaaaatatatatatatatatacacacactctTTGTATAGCCTaaaattaataacaaaaaaaatgtagaTGAGTTACCATACTGTAATCATAATGgcccaaataaaaaataactaaacatcaattaaaaagatTTTAGAGTCAAAAATCTCAAGCGTAAGAATCTCGCAGGTGTGATCTCTAACCGTTTTCTTAAAATTTTTTCTTAACTAAATGAACATGATTAATAATTTATGCATAGAATTTTCAAGATTCCAAGTTTTAGTCTTGTAACTATTACTAATTGTTGTATAACCAAAAAGTAAAAATGAAAAGTACTAACCAGCCCTAAATATCCAAAAGCCAGAAAAATCACATCCCCTGTTCAAATTCACAACTATCTTGATACTTCTTACACACTACTTATTTATAACGTCCTTCACCCACATTCTAAAGTCACTATTCTGATAAGACAGATTGGTGAATTGTGATACTCTACTTATCTTGACCGTAGATACTATGTTGAAGCTTGAAAATTTCTCCAAAAACTAATCATAGGTTCTTCTCTCCATCAGAACAATAAGGCTATTTATGAAAATGTGGtgataaaattaaataacacaGAAAAaatggctaaaaaaaaaaattggaaaaccaCCTAGCTAGTGTGGTGAGATTAGTTGAGCTGCCTAGCATGGAGCTAGCATGTCTAGTGTTCAAGTCTCAACTCCCAGCAATATGTGGCTAGCAGATTTGATGGACCTTCGGGTTTGTCCACCTGTAGAGAGGGATTAGTCTAGCTTTGTTGGGACACCCTCGCGAATCTCGGTTTGAATATTGATTAGATTGGTGTGTTAATAATGCGCTCACATAATTGAGGTGGCTTGCTATCTCATCTTCaatcaaaaaaataatttagaaaaaaaattgactgAAATATATTCAAGATTTTGCGATAATCAATCCTTTTTTCTTATAATGGTAATAAGTAACTATTTTGGCCAATGAAACTTTGAAtataatcttcttctttttctaggGGTACTTGTGGCGATAGATTGGTAAAGCAAACAATGTAGCAGATAGATTGACTTACTTTGCTAACTTAGATCATGCTATTGATCTGCCTTTAGATGAGGCACATAATTTCTCACAGGATGCCCTCTATGAGGATAATTGTAATGCTATGAATGCTCAGGATACAGGTATTATGTCCCCCTAATGTagtaaaatttattaaataataatATAGGCGTGGGGATGAGTCTCCCAGTTTGATTAAGATCCAAAACcaatcatttaaaaaaattaaaaaaaaaaaggtactgGTAGCGGTTGGTGGGTTGAGAATTTATTGAGATTTGACTTTCCATATACTGCTGGCAGGGTGGTTGGCCACAACATTATGCTCATGCAGATTGATTTATTTATCTAAATTAATTTTGCGTGTGCCTTTCAGAGTAAAAATTTGAATTGTGCAATAGTAAATTCTTAATATAGTCAGAAAATTAGAATATTGATCAGATCTTCCAAAACTGTTTAGAAGATTTTTGCTTCCAGATACCCAAGTCCaggatttgaaaattttcaattttccgACTTTAGCGGATCAAACAATTAAAGCAAAGAATTTATGTCCTATTTCTGAAAAAGAAGGTGAGGATCGAGTACCTACTTATGTTAGTACCAAgatttcaaatttcggtttcggtacttcaaatttaagaaaatttcggagaaagttttTATTTCGGTGAAAATTTCAGTTAAAAATAATGAAATCACCATTAATTGCATTtgtaaaatgatatttttgaatgaaattaaCTTTTACCTTggctaaactaacctataataaacctatttacaatgtagcctctctaaaattatacatttataatagaattgtgatatataatatggacgagtaattaacCAGTACGGTAGTAGGTTGCTAAAATCTGGTGTACAcgtgaaataaaaaataacatagTTTTCTCCGAAACCTAGGGTAAAGGTCGGCGGCTAGGGTTTCGTCGACCTAAGGCAATTCATAGTCGAGAACGAGGGTTCTTGCAAATCGGAGACATGATGGCCAAGGCTATGGCGGCTAGATTGGCTGCAGCACTTGCACTGACAGACAAAGCGGTGGTTGAGTTTGGGGAGGCTGGAGCAACAGCTAATGCAGTGTCGGGTTTTTACTTGGCCGTTGGGCGTATGTTGGCGCCTAGAGCTGAGGATGATGCCGGATTGCCCAAAGAGATGGCGGCGATGTGGGGCCTGTGTGATCACCTTTCGATCATGAAGGTTGACAGTGACCGATTCCAATTCCGGTTTGCGGTGAAGGAGGAGGGACAAAGGGTTCTACACGGCGGCCTGTGGCATTTCAAGAACTGGATTCCTGTTGGAGGAGTATGACGGATTCGGAGCGCAAGAGATGGTTCAGCTGAACTCACTAGAGGTGTGGGTCATTGTGCGGCATCTGCCACCACGTCTAAGGACTGAAGAATCCTTGATGTTGATCGGATGATCGATGGGTAGCTTCTTGAGGATAGAGAAGTTTACTTAGCAGTAGGAATCTCCAGGGCAACACTTCTGGGTCTTTTTGGATGTCTGCGGACGTCTGTGGGTGCAACGGACCTTCATTTTACGAAGATAGCCAAGGCAGAGGTCGAGCTACACTATGAAAAGGTGAAAGGATGGTGCAAGGGTGTGGGTTCTTCGATCATAGGGACCGTGTGTGTGATCAGTTTCTGATCAAGAAAACTGATGGTGGTTTGATGCCAGGAATGGCGGGGATTGTGTTGGGTGGCCCGGTGACACAAGAGGTGGTTAGGAAAGAGCCAGCGAAGGGGGTTCTGCCGAAGACCTCTGGAGTTGCTGCGACACCAACAACTTCAGTGCTAGGGGTGACGTCAACTGATGGTATGCCTAATCTCATGGATATTGTAGGCAGGTCTTTGGAGATGTTGAAGGGCATGCCAAGATGGAATGCTCCATTTCCCATTCAGTCTGGTGCTCCATTGAATCAACCGGGGGTTCCCATAGCCTTACAGGTGGCACAAGTGAGTGGGGTCAAGCGTGCACCATCTGGTGTGCATGTTCGTCCAAGTAAGAAGGCTAAATTGCGTATTCATTCTTCTGCCCTAGTTTACTTGGATGTGGAAGAGAGATTTGGACTACCTAATGATAATGGGATAGTGAAAATCTCCCCTTTGAAGACTAAGAGGGGGAGGCCAAAAAGGGCTAAAGACAAATTAGGATCGAAGGTCCGTAACAAGAGAGTGGCCAGGAAGATCACCAATGTCGGGATTGCTAAGAACAGGTGGGGATTGAGTTGCCTGCAATGGAAGAAGAAGCTTCTACGAGAGGTGAAGTGGTTACTGAGGAGGTAAGTGAGAGTCCTCTCCTGCAGGAGATGGCTCCGGGTTTAGCTCAAGAATGAGTTTTGTCGCCAAAAATATCCAGGATGTCTTGGCCCTTTGATTTTTTAGGATAGATTTTGGCAGGACTTCATGATCTTTAAAAAGGTTGAATTACTTAAGTAGTGACTCTTTTGACAGTCCCACAGGGATGGGTCATTATGTGTAATTTCGCTGATAAATTATATGAGTTGAcaattctctaaaaaaaaaaaaatctatatgtaattataattgtgatgtatattgataatgtaaatgtgattcactttttttttgtttaatagctggaacccagtgggaggcttggTTATCACGCATTTTCagtaataattagaaaaatataaCCTGGAGGACGTAATACCAAAACTCCGTGAATGAAAAtaaacaagtacaacaaaagcaatataaagtattaataataagtttctaaaaaaaaaagtatttatAATAAGAGCTACTACAATGTGGTTCGACCCATATGGTTGAACTGCTTcaatttagtatcatacaatactgcttccaagtacatgaattttggtgaattttgaaaatgattttggtagcagataaaagcaaaaagtttttttttgttgtattcaacttgattgaaaaaaaaaatcaaaatttcatattttctctatgaaaATATGAGTAAAAAACTTCGCTGTCGGTGGcatacaaaatttacagaaatttCTCGGACAAAATTTTGgtatgaatttttaaatatatttcatgtgtgtagatatttcaaaaattaaaaattttacgGAAATGTacagaaaatttcaaaaaatttttGGGAAACTCTTGAAGGAAATGATATACATATGAATTTATTTGTTTGGGTACTTCCAAATTATGGAAATTTTAATAGAAATTTCGATAGTTTCGGATAAAtttgaaaccttttttttttttttttttttgagaagtagataatttcattacttatccatggccagaaggcacgtacattaGATGCTGTCTTACACCAAGTAAAACTAGTTGGTCTAAGCTGTTAAGCACGTAACAGGTAACccccattgggaacaactggagCACAAAGATTTAACCTAGCCATAAGGAGACAAATCCAACAACTATCTAAACCCTTTCTAGAGTAACCCTAATTGCCAaggacctcaattggtgtacaatcaGAGAAACTAAACTTAAATAGAACTAGACTAGAATCAAATGCTAGGTAACGAACACGGAAAGCTTAGGGCTTTCCCTTGCCCCTGTTCTTAGGGCTAATCTCATGAGCAGCTTCAAACGAAGGGTAAGTCAGACGCAAAGTCCCACTCATCTTCTTCTGAGGGCGAGGAAGTTTGTTCTTGCTTCCCAGAGGTCTTCCAACCTTCTTCTTCAGAATTCCTTGTTCACTCTCATTAACAGCTTCAACCAACCCTAGGGCATCTGCTCGCAGTATGGGAATCTTACCACCCAAGATTGTCTTGAGTTTCTTGGGGGAGGGAGTGCAACCTCCAgtcctgtttctttttttatacaCCTTAGGCTCCACTTGCACAGTCTGAACAGGTGGGCAAGAGTCAACACTCCTAACCTTGAAGGCCGAACCGGAAGCATCGGTCCCAACCTGCTCTGTCTGCTGTGCTCCTACAGGTTCATCAGTGTCCTCAGCAGCCATATCGGCCACGGAACTCGCAGACGGATCAACTTCTGATAAAGATCTGTCTAGCTTTCGGATGACAGGCTTTTTCTTCTTGAGCAAGGTAGAGGAGAGTTGTGGGAGTTCTCGACTGGCCTGGGCTGAAAAGGAGAAAATTCCACCTGCAGTTGGAGGACCACCAAATGGTATAACCCTAGGGGTGAAGATGGCTGGGTTGGGTGCCATACATTTGACCCCCGAATGCGTAAGCAGGCCGCATTGAGAACACCTGCCTTTGAGATGCTTAAACTGAAATTTCAAGATTGGTTCAATCCCTGTATCCAAGAAGATCTGACGCTCCAAGAGAATAGGTTTGGAGATGTCATGCATGAAGAAGATGCGCATTGATCCTCTTCGAAACTCCTTCTTGTCATAATCCAGGAAACTCCCCAAGAGATTCCCAATGAGGACAAGGTTATCAGTCTCTTCATACAGTGGGGGAATACCTGAAACCCTAGCCCAGATGCGAACATGTTTCATGGAAACTTCAGCAAGGGGTAGAACTCCATCGTACTCCTCCAGGCAGACTGGAGCACGGTCAAAACACCAAACGCCACCTTTGAGAACCTTATTGCGGTCTCGGGCTGATCCGAAAGAGAATAGGAATAGATTGTCATTCTTTTCCTGAACCCTAAATTCCTTTTCCACCATCCACGTTCGAAGGAAGTGAGATTTGAAAGTGGCAGAATCCACAGGTTTGCAAGTGAGAGGTTTCCCAAGAAGAAAAGATTGGGAGGATTTCCTTACCGGGCCTCCACCAATTTTTCCAAGGTCAGGGGCTTGACCACCCTCAGCAAGAGCCAAGGAGGCAGCAAAGCTAGCGGTGACGGCGTCGATGGAAGCCATGAAAGTGACAGAGGCTGGGGGTAGGGAGCGGCAAGAAGGCCCCTtgctagggttttggagagaaaacCTAGTTGAGAGAAAATCTCCTTATTACTTGTGCACCCAAATTATTGGCCGGGATAAATTTGAAACCTTAATTAGTACCTACCTATGTTAATTCGTCAAATGGGAGtaacaaaagacaaaaaaaaatgtagacTATTAGTGACAAATTCGGACAGCGTTTTCATCAACTCATGAGCATAGGGACCACGCGAGCAACTTTTGCGGGACTTGTAGGTCACTAAAACGAAAACAAATAGATAAGAAAAGGTTTAACTTCTATATCACATGTGCATGGCCTCGGCAGCTTCGTTCATTTGCCATTTAAAAATGACCGAGTTTAATTCAACACATAAAAACTGATAGAAAAAGGTCTCAATCCCAATCAACTACCCATCATTCACATCTCCAATTTGATATTTGTACACTGAGAATTTGAGATCTCAACATTTAGTTCTTCAGTCAAGAAAGAAGAATCATATTGTTGATGGTGAGCATGGCATGGCCAATCATATTTGTTTTTCCACCAGCTTCTGTGTTCATCACAGCCATGTCAGTGATCTGCTTCACAGCGTCGGCTTATGCCGGGTTCTCGGAGGTGGGAGGAAAGCACCTGGAGTATTCCAAGTTTTGGAAGAATAATAGCAATCAATCCATTTCTCAAAAATCAAAGCAAATTAACATATCTGGTAGAAGAGGCATGCAAATTACTTATACTCCCGCATTTCTCTAGTCTCACATCCTTGGTGTTCGTTCCCCGTTACGGTGATATCAGATATCTATTGTTCTCTTCATGTCTAactattcatttcctcaaaagaCTTTTGGAGGTACGATTACGTCGAATTTTACATCTTACTTAATTTGCTTATAAACTAATAGATGGAATCAAATTTAATTATATACATACCTATGAACGCCATGCGTTTGTTTTAATGTCTAACAGAAGCCTAGTCTGCTACTAGCGAGTTCGAAATGTACATTTGCTTGAATTGGATAATTTAACTACTTATTGTGTAGGATTTTGTATGGAAGAAACTGACTAATATGTTTCACAATTTGTCGATTTGATACAAATATCAAATATTGTCATACTTAATCACGTACATGCTTAGCCATCAGATCTAAACCTCGAGTAGCCATCAGACATGTACCATGTGAGAGTCTATATTCTTTAACATTACATACACATTATAGATGTTAAATCCAGAGTTCATATACAAACgcaaacataacaaaaacatAGGCGTAATGGTGCTGTAGGTCAATGTAGTTAACCCCATatgtgagagagtgagagactaCATTCTTTAAAATTAAATATACATTATAGATGTTAAATCCCGAGCACATGTATAAATGCAAACAAAGTGAACCATCACCGGTAGATTTAAATTTCTGTTAAGAATATGATTATATCTCACATTTGGAAAAGCGGGACCTTGTAATAGAATTTACAAGAATTTGGGCCTCGATCTCCAGCTTCTGTCAAATGATTTTGATTGTGTTgttagattactttatcaatctTAAGCTGATAACCAACATCAACAAAGCCATCCAGTACATAGGGTATTGGTCATGTACACATATGCTAGATTTACCAGATGCAACTGGCAAGATCTTGAGGTGTAGGCTTATTCTATCTATCATGACAACACATGTGTATTAGGTCTCAATCGAAGATAGAAATTTACCTCCGGGCCTCGCCTGTCGTTCGTGGAAACTGAGTCCCCTGCTGCCATGCACTCTTGTTGTTACAGCTTAATATTTTTCGGCTTGTTTGATTTGTAGGTTCAATCTGTTCACAAGTCCAGTGGAGGGATGGCACTTGATACTGCAATTTTTATCTGTTTCAGTTACTTCACGTCTAGTGCCACCATGATCGATCTACGCTCAGCACCTTACTGTAACCCAAGGGCTACCGGAGCCACAAATTGATTTGAAGTACCTTGGAATTCTGTTGTGTCTACTTGGGATATCTGGCACTTTTAGggaatcgagatgagacataatggggacagaccacgacagtttctgttgaacgttgacgttctaatctctccctaacgatgggaagactgtctcatcaaagtgacaattcacaAATCTAGCGGAAAAAAGATAGCCGGTCAAGGGTCCTACATAGCAGACTTCTAGTTGGAGATTTatatccaacacaaatatatatatatatatatatatatatataaatgcattCGTTACaatgacccattttgatgcgttGTGgaggcacaattggcacataaaccacacactcaaatatgcataagtacgagatattagactcgcaTCCAGTCACtggctgtaacgcaaataaaagttaagtggctatgagtcgtagatgaattagcatagctgcatgcgacattgcataaccccaagtggaaatattggtgctcattaccaatgttcgggctACCactgtagtcgtttaatggtggattttctgcgagaccattggggtgtgtacatgggaatatgatgcctaatatcaatccccaatgacatgcaatagtcatcgaaaatttttgaggtaaactctctaacattatcaagtcgaattgactgagTGGGATGATCCAGGTAGTGAACCCATAGCCATATGATCTAGGCTAGGAGTTTACCATAAGCAGCATTACTAGTGGATGATAGggcgacacgtgaccagcgtgtccgcacatcaaccaacaccataaaacaccTGAGCATTtcacaagttggttgaatcgatccacagaatccccttggattctatgtaagaatgaaatattttctttagtgtcctttgcataggatggtctcgatcctaattatGCTAAAGAGCAgactttgcaaaacgaaagatgggctttagaagcaaccaatgatgattttggttgagccatgaagtcacaattgacttgagaagtagagagggGAGCCAAATCTCCATACATGGCTTCAAAACCATGATTTTACCGCAGGGGGATCACGGCGCCAGAGTTAACCGGCGGGTGGTGCACAGCGGCGGAGCCCC
Coding sequences:
- the LOC112174126 gene encoding very-long-chain enoyl-CoA reductase — protein: MVSMAWPIIFVFPPPASVFVTAMSVISFAGLANAGFSEVRGKHLQYSKFRKNTSNQSDSQKSKQIYLSGRTGMQIAYTPAFLAGLTSLVFFPHNDAIRYLLLSSALTIHFLKRLLEVQFVHKYSGGMALDSAIPISLSYFMFTVTAIYAQHLTIIQGLPEPQIDLKYTGILLFLLGISGNFYHHYLLSRIRSSSSSSPSNSNSNDDKDYKIPRGGMFELVVCPHYLFEIIGFVGFSFISQTLYAFAFMAGSAFYLTGRSYATRRWYLSKFKHFPHNVKALIPYLY